The following proteins are encoded in a genomic region of Elusimicrobiota bacterium:
- the nusA gene encoding transcription termination/antitermination protein NusA, with protein sequence MSQSKSEFILLLETIEKDKGIPRQEILRLIEGALVSALHKHLGREVPVQATMDAETGEMRAAVVKKVVKQVSDPVAEISAEQAKKLGLTAELEAECPVLVDTTEFSRIAAQTAKQVILQKLREVEKENLFKDFKKKESLVVTGSVYRYGQDKTVYVSLGKIEAILKKEDQIPGERFAIGYTIKALVRAVELSVKGPQVYLSRSSAEFVKSLLRLEVPEVHDGTVEVLKVAREPGFRSKVLVKSSNPRVDPVGACVGIKGTRIKPVINELHGEKIDLIPFSDKVGEMLAASLAPAKVVKIELEDHDKKTAHIYAAQDQVAGAIGKDGLNLKLAIELSGWNMTIEQAATEPVQPVAPPAAEPIPSPSSATEGSEQ encoded by the coding sequence ATGAGTCAATCGAAAAGCGAATTCATCCTCCTCTTGGAGACCATCGAGAAGGACAAGGGCATCCCTCGTCAGGAGATTTTGCGCCTGATCGAAGGGGCGCTGGTATCCGCGCTCCACAAACATTTAGGCCGCGAGGTCCCGGTTCAGGCGACCATGGACGCTGAGACCGGTGAAATGCGCGCGGCCGTGGTTAAAAAAGTCGTCAAGCAGGTGAGCGATCCTGTGGCTGAGATTTCCGCGGAACAGGCGAAAAAACTCGGCCTCACCGCCGAGCTTGAGGCCGAATGCCCGGTTTTAGTGGACACGACGGAGTTTTCCCGGATTGCGGCCCAAACAGCCAAACAGGTCATCCTTCAGAAGCTCAGGGAAGTGGAAAAAGAGAACCTATTCAAAGATTTCAAGAAAAAAGAAAGCCTGGTGGTCACAGGTTCGGTTTATCGCTACGGGCAGGATAAAACGGTGTACGTCAGCCTGGGCAAAATCGAGGCGATTTTGAAAAAAGAGGATCAGATCCCCGGCGAGCGTTTCGCCATCGGCTATACCATCAAGGCTTTGGTCCGGGCCGTGGAATTAAGCGTCAAGGGGCCGCAGGTTTATTTATCGCGTTCCTCTGCGGAATTCGTTAAAAGCCTGCTGCGTCTTGAGGTGCCGGAAGTGCATGACGGCACGGTCGAGGTGCTCAAAGTCGCGCGCGAACCCGGTTTTCGGTCCAAAGTTTTGGTGAAATCATCCAACCCCAGGGTCGATCCCGTGGGCGCTTGCGTGGGCATCAAGGGCACACGCATCAAACCCGTGATCAATGAATTGCACGGTGAAAAAATCGATTTAATACCGTTCTCGGACAAGGTGGGGGAGATGTTGGCCGCCTCGTTGGCGCCGGCTAAAGTAGTTAAAATAGAGCTTGAGGATCATGATAAGAAAACAGCCCACATTTACGCGGCCCAGGACCAAGTGGCCGGCGCCATCGGCAAGGATGGGCTGAATTTGAAGCTGGCCATCGAACTTTCAGGGTGGAATATGACCATTGAACAAGCCGCGACGGAACCTGTTCAACCGGTCGCGCCGCCTGCCGCCGAGCCGATTCCGTCGCCGTCGAGCGCTACAGAGGGTTCTGAGCAATAA
- the rpsO gene encoding 30S ribosomal protein S15, which produces MLTKEQKADIVRRYASNPKDTGTTVVQIAFLAKRIQNISAHLKARKNDHSSERGLLRLVGQRRSLFRYLDRRDPEAAKKLRSDLDVG; this is translated from the coding sequence ATGTTGACAAAGGAACAAAAAGCGGACATTGTGAGGCGCTACGCCTCGAATCCCAAAGATACGGGAACCACGGTCGTCCAAATCGCGTTTTTGGCCAAGCGGATCCAAAATATTTCCGCGCATTTAAAAGCGAGAAAGAACGATCATTCTTCCGAGCGGGGGCTGTTGAGGCTCGTGGGCCAACGCCGATCGCTGTTTCGCTATCTTGATCGGCGGGACCCTGAGGCTGCAAAAAAACTCCGTTCGGATCTTGACGTCGGTTAA
- a CDS encoding aminotransferase class V-fold PLP-dependent enzyme gives MRRRIRAETGLIVVMAANNETGTIQDIEAIGRLAREAGIPFHVDAVQAMGKIPVQTESWGATTISLSGHKINAPKGIGALWAALNHNIRPIFPGQHEGGRRAGTQNVPYAAGLGLAAALASADLPGYAQRIGALRDRFEGMILREIPEVRINGLGAPRLPNTSHCSFAGVDAARLAVALDLQGVGASTGSACASGAARPSHVLSAMALDERWLKGGVRFSFGRGTTQEELDIALAAVKKAVDAQRRMNLVAKSRF, from the coding sequence TTGCGCCGCCGGATCAGGGCCGAAACCGGTTTGATCGTGGTCATGGCCGCCAATAACGAGACGGGAACGATTCAGGATATTGAGGCCATCGGGCGCCTGGCCCGGGAGGCGGGCATTCCTTTTCACGTGGATGCCGTTCAGGCCATGGGCAAAATACCGGTTCAAACCGAATCCTGGGGCGCGACAACCATTTCTTTATCCGGGCATAAAATCAACGCCCCTAAGGGCATCGGCGCGCTTTGGGCGGCCCTGAACCATAACATTCGTCCGATTTTTCCCGGCCAACACGAAGGCGGACGCCGGGCCGGCACTCAGAACGTGCCTTATGCCGCGGGCTTGGGCCTGGCCGCGGCCTTGGCATCAGCCGATTTGCCGGGTTATGCGCAAAGAATCGGCGCCTTGCGCGATCGATTTGAGGGCATGATCCTTCGGGAAATCCCGGAGGTCCGCATCAACGGCTTGGGAGCGCCCCGTTTGCCAAATACCAGCCATTGTTCGTTCGCCGGAGTTGATGCCGCCCGCCTGGCGGTTGCTCTTGACCTTCAGGGGGTCGGCGCCTCAACCGGAAGCGCTTGCGCCTCCGGGGCCGCCCGCCCGTCGCATGTGCTTTCCGCCATGGCTCTTGACGAGCGTTGGCTCAAGGGCGGCGTTCGTTTTTCCTTTGGCAGGGGAACGACTCAGGAAGAGCTTGATATCGCGCTGGCGGCCGTTAAAAAAGCCGTGGACGCCCAGAGGCGAATGAACCTCGTGGCGAAAAGCCGTTTTTAG
- a CDS encoding MotA/TolQ/ExbB proton channel family protein — translation MDIATILGITVFAGMVIVTVLIAEGVAGFKPFLNVEALFVVMGGTFCALLVNYSMNQVLGVGRVLKKVLTSTEDEETSGEVISTFVQLSSKAKKEGFLSLENDIKKLTNDFMKRGLQLVIDGADQDFIRNMLETELGFIRERHKVGQEIFNALGTYAPAFGIIGTVLGMILMLNSISDVEEVPRRMALALAAAFFGLGAGYLIFLPMAGKLRRRSEAELLAKEIIIRGVLLLQSGVAPSVIEANLKAYLEPAQRMLIRSAVAKGEAPK, via the coding sequence GTGGATATCGCGACAATTCTGGGCATCACCGTTTTTGCGGGCATGGTGATCGTAACCGTGCTGATCGCCGAGGGCGTGGCCGGGTTCAAGCCGTTCTTAAACGTCGAGGCGCTGTTCGTGGTGATGGGGGGAACGTTCTGCGCCTTGCTGGTCAATTATTCCATGAATCAGGTCTTGGGCGTGGGCCGCGTGTTGAAGAAAGTCTTGACCAGCACCGAAGACGAGGAGACCAGCGGGGAGGTGATTTCGACGTTCGTGCAGCTTTCTAGCAAAGCGAAAAAAGAGGGATTTCTTTCATTGGAAAACGATATTAAAAAGCTGACCAACGATTTCATGAAGCGCGGGCTGCAATTGGTCATCGACGGCGCGGACCAGGATTTTATCCGCAATATGCTGGAAACGGAATTGGGCTTCATCCGCGAGCGCCATAAGGTCGGGCAGGAGATTTTCAACGCCCTGGGCACGTATGCGCCGGCCTTCGGCATTATCGGGACGGTGCTGGGCATGATTTTGATGCTGAACTCCATCAGCGACGTGGAGGAGGTGCCCCGGCGCATGGCGTTGGCTTTGGCTGCGGCTTTTTTCGGCTTGGGCGCGGGGTACCTGATTTTTTTGCCCATGGCCGGCAAACTGCGGCGGCGTTCGGAAGCGGAGCTTTTGGCCAAGGAAATCATTATCCGAGGGGTGCTTCTTTTGCAATCGGGCGTGGCTCCGAGCGTCATTGAGGCGAACTTGAAAGCTTACTTGGAACCGGCCCAGCGCATGTTGATTCGTTCAGCCGTGGCCAAGGGGGAGGCCCCCAAATAA
- a CDS encoding aminotransferase class V-fold PLP-dependent enzyme: MLSERRIYLDHNATTPVRPEVVEAMAPFWGRVFGNPSSIHQWGQEAKTALETARRQVAGLFGASGTDGIIFTSGGSEANVLGIRGKPESIRKNCAAGSGPKPV, encoded by the coding sequence ATGCTTTCTGAGCGAAGAATTTATCTTGATCATAACGCCACAACCCCTGTTCGTCCGGAGGTTGTCGAGGCCATGGCCCCGTTCTGGGGCCGCGTGTTCGGCAATCCCTCCAGCATCCATCAATGGGGCCAGGAGGCCAAAACAGCTCTGGAAACCGCTCGCCGGCAGGTCGCCGGGCTTTTTGGGGCTTCCGGAACCGATGGGATTATTTTTACTTCAGGCGGATCGGAAGCGAATGTCTTAGGCATTCGGGGGAAGCCAGAGTCGATACGGAAGAATTGCGCCGCCGGATCAGGGCCGAAACCGGTTTGA
- a CDS encoding flagellar FlbD family protein, with protein sequence MIILHKLNGKEVSINAELIESIEASPDTVVTLVTGNRYMVRDSVEEVVAKVVEFKRRIVGATGRAPQDWQNLKKE encoded by the coding sequence GTGATTATTTTGCACAAACTAAACGGCAAGGAGGTTTCGATCAACGCCGAATTGATCGAATCCATCGAAGCTTCGCCGGACACCGTGGTGACGCTGGTGACGGGCAATCGCTACATGGTCAGAGACAGCGTGGAAGAGGTGGTGGCTAAGGTCGTGGAGTTCAAGCGCCGCATCGTCGGCGCAACCGGCCGCGCGCCGCAGGACTGGCAGAATTTAAAGAAAGAGTAG
- the ribF gene encoding riboflavin biosynthesis protein RibF yields the protein MPGSSRKRILALGTFDGVHLGHRRLIEIMLKAAERRHLEPIVVLFPYSPRIFLHSPQRVVRLLSTVQERIAILKNEFGVEQVKALTMRKALFNLPASRFLADYAGRRWGAKAMVFGENFALGNRRLCHAANFLRYAGPLGIEGIRVSLRHGHMAPISSSRIRGLLAEGHLPEANRLLGRPYQMSGPVVRGQGIGRRLLGYPTANLRIPAQKILPLGVYQAHIPELDRTAMVNIGHRPTVRVFSSARVPWVEAHVLHFAGVLYGRRLTLQLVKKLRGERKFESLDDLRFQIARDIRAVLKRV from the coding sequence ATGCCTGGATCAAGCAGAAAGCGCATCTTAGCCCTGGGCACGTTCGACGGCGTGCATTTGGGCCATCGCCGCCTGATCGAAATCATGCTCAAAGCAGCCGAGCGCCGACATTTAGAGCCCATAGTCGTCTTGTTCCCGTATTCACCCCGCATTTTTCTTCATTCCCCTCAACGCGTTGTCCGGCTTCTGAGCACGGTGCAGGAACGGATCGCTATTCTTAAAAACGAGTTTGGAGTGGAGCAGGTTAAAGCCCTGACCATGCGCAAGGCGTTGTTTAACCTTCCGGCGAGCCGGTTCCTGGCCGATTACGCCGGACGCCGTTGGGGAGCGAAGGCCATGGTGTTCGGAGAGAATTTCGCTCTGGGCAACCGGCGCCTCTGCCATGCGGCCAATTTTTTGCGTTACGCGGGGCCGTTGGGCATCGAGGGCATCCGGGTGAGTTTGAGGCACGGGCACATGGCCCCGATTTCCTCTTCCCGCATCCGCGGCCTGCTGGCCGAGGGCCATTTGCCCGAGGCTAATCGTCTGCTGGGGCGGCCTTATCAAATGTCGGGGCCGGTGGTGCGCGGCCAGGGCATCGGCCGGCGCCTGTTGGGTTATCCGACCGCTAATTTAAGGATTCCCGCGCAAAAGATACTGCCCCTGGGCGTTTACCAGGCGCATATTCCGGAGCTTGATCGCACGGCCATGGTCAATATCGGCCATCGGCCCACGGTGCGGGTTTTTTCCAGCGCCCGAGTTCCCTGGGTAGAGGCCCATGTGCTTCATTTTGCCGGCGTTCTTTACGGGCGCCGTTTGACCCTGCAACTCGTCAAGAAGCTGCGCGGAGAGCGGAAATTCGAATCGCTGGATGATCTTCGGTTTCAGATTGCGCGGGACATTCGTGCGGTGTTAAAGCGAGTCTGA
- the truB gene encoding tRNA pseudouridine(55) synthase TruB, producing the protein MHGLLNLYKPAGPTSYDMIRRIKKIINQGKSIKIGHSGTLDPFAEGVLLVLFGKATKLAERLMACPKVYAGSIRLGRSTDTDDRTGRFIGSAPAEALAALDPQAVRAAAGRLTGELDQAPPVFSALHLNGRRLYDLARSGQAVSLPPRRVKIHEFTVTQVDLSDRSSPIAAFRACVGRGAYIRSLARDLGTALGVGGYLESLERSAVGPFLSSRSLRLADDANAGLIAGQMLNYEQTLTCLDQAESAS; encoded by the coding sequence ATGCACGGTTTATTAAATCTTTACAAGCCCGCCGGCCCGACGTCTTACGATATGATCCGGCGCATCAAAAAAATCATCAATCAGGGCAAGTCCATCAAAATCGGTCATTCCGGAACATTGGACCCGTTCGCCGAAGGGGTGCTGCTGGTTTTATTCGGGAAAGCGACCAAGCTCGCCGAGCGGCTCATGGCTTGCCCTAAAGTCTATGCCGGCTCCATCCGCCTGGGGCGATCCACGGACACGGATGATCGAACGGGCCGCTTCATAGGCAGCGCTCCCGCGGAGGCCCTGGCCGCCTTGGATCCGCAAGCCGTCCGCGCGGCAGCCGGGCGTTTGACCGGCGAGCTCGATCAAGCGCCTCCTGTTTTTTCGGCTCTGCATTTAAACGGCCGCCGCCTCTATGATTTGGCCAGAAGCGGCCAAGCGGTTTCGCTGCCGCCGCGGCGGGTCAAAATTCATGAATTCACGGTTACGCAAGTCGATTTATCCGACCGTTCGTCGCCGATCGCGGCTTTCCGCGCTTGCGTCGGGCGCGGCGCTTATATCAGAAGCTTGGCTCGGGATTTAGGGACCGCCCTCGGCGTGGGCGGCTACCTGGAGAGCCTGGAACGTTCGGCAGTCGGCCCTTTTTTATCCAGCCGGTCTCTGCGGCTCGCGGATGACGCGAATGCCGGTTTAATCGCCGGCCAAATGTTAAATTATGAGCAAACACTGACATGCCTGGATCAAGCAGAAAGCGCATCTTAG
- a CDS encoding ribosome maturation factor RimP, whose translation MELKEKLEEILSPVISQEGLELLDIEWRSEQNGWVLRLILDSEAKPVTLHDCERVSHKVGPHLDNLDIITHGYHLEVSSPGLRRPLKKEKDYLRFLGERVHLTLKEPLEGTNQRVLTAYLAGFQEGRVLLVEGSRRWSLALANVEKAHLDPEINP comes from the coding sequence ATGGAACTTAAAGAAAAACTTGAGGAAATCTTAAGCCCGGTCATCAGCCAAGAAGGTCTGGAATTGCTTGATATCGAGTGGCGTTCCGAACAGAACGGCTGGGTGCTGAGGCTGATTTTGGACAGCGAGGCTAAGCCCGTGACCTTGCATGATTGCGAGCGCGTCAGCCATAAGGTCGGGCCGCATCTGGACAATTTGGACATCATTACGCATGGTTATCACCTGGAAGTTTCCTCCCCCGGCCTTAGGCGTCCGTTGAAGAAAGAAAAGGATTATTTGCGATTTTTGGGCGAACGCGTTCACTTGACGTTGAAGGAGCCCCTTGAAGGGACGAATCAGCGCGTATTGACCGCTTATTTGGCGGGCTTCCAGGAAGGCAGGGTTCTCTTGGTCGAAGGCTCGAGGCGTTGGTCCTTGGCTCTGGCCAATGTGGAAAAAGCCCATTTAGATCCGGAGATTAATCCGTAA
- a CDS encoding bifunctional oligoribonuclease/PAP phosphatase NrnA, translating to MNHADTAAKAPAPLLRALREAKSFGIVGHVKPDADTLGSSLAIASLLRRIKPGRKIVLGNANPIPEQLCFLPKWKTVIAPAQRSNLKGLDCAIYLECSNPERSGGIAVPEDFRLTINIDHHKTGRGFADVNWINPRASSNAEQVFILFRAFGLAPTKEDAVCLYAGMVSDTGRFQYSLTSPFTHRVAAELLEVGIPHTRIAERLFSTKTVEHLRLLARAVGTMQFPANGKLAVLRLSAKDFGEFDQHATQTEDIVNYGLFPEHVEVAFFLKEEPFRGKGVISVSFRSRGKVDVSVLAASFGGGGHRNAAGCEIRGLALEQAEKILTERAAALLSQAKLS from the coding sequence GTGAATCACGCAGACACCGCCGCTAAAGCTCCAGCACCTTTGCTGCGCGCTTTGCGCGAGGCCAAAAGCTTCGGCATCGTCGGCCATGTCAAACCCGACGCGGATACCTTGGGTTCGTCATTGGCCATCGCCAGCCTTTTGCGGCGCATCAAACCCGGACGAAAAATAGTGCTCGGCAACGCCAACCCCATCCCGGAGCAGTTGTGTTTTCTGCCTAAATGGAAGACGGTGATCGCTCCCGCTCAACGCAGCAATCTCAAAGGGCTCGATTGCGCTATTTACCTGGAGTGCTCCAACCCGGAGCGTTCCGGCGGCATCGCGGTGCCCGAGGATTTTCGGTTGACCATCAATATCGATCACCATAAAACAGGCCGGGGGTTCGCGGACGTCAATTGGATCAATCCGCGGGCCTCGTCGAACGCCGAGCAGGTCTTCATTCTTTTTAGGGCTTTCGGCTTGGCCCCGACCAAGGAAGATGCCGTCTGTCTTTATGCGGGCATGGTTTCGGACACCGGCCGTTTTCAATATTCGTTGACCAGCCCCTTCACGCATCGTGTGGCCGCTGAGCTTCTTGAAGTCGGCATCCCCCATACCCGGATCGCGGAACGGCTCTTCAGCACCAAAACGGTGGAGCATTTGCGCCTATTGGCCAGGGCCGTGGGCACCATGCAGTTTCCGGCCAACGGAAAACTGGCGGTGCTGAGGCTTTCAGCCAAGGATTTCGGCGAATTCGACCAGCATGCGACTCAGACGGAGGATATCGTCAATTACGGTCTTTTCCCCGAGCATGTGGAAGTGGCTTTTTTCTTGAAGGAAGAGCCGTTTCGAGGCAAGGGCGTGATTTCCGTTTCCTTTCGCTCGAGGGGGAAGGTGGATGTCTCGGTGCTGGCGGCCAGTTTCGGCGGCGGCGGGCATCGCAATGCGGCCGGCTGCGAAATACGGGGGCTTGCCTTGGAGCAGGCGGAAAAGATTTTGACCGAGCGCGCCGCGGCGCTGTTATCCCAAGCCAAGCTGTCGTAA
- a CDS encoding ribosome-binding factor A: MFPDRISRVESMIQEEVTRLLEIHREEIRNAVKDDALLTVTRVSVARNLESALIRYSWTGTPAEPEAFAQKLRDTLSDLEPVLGRELARRVRLKRMPKLTFMYDGSFEAADRVYQILKGLEAETVTPAQEPGKKGVQRESRRHRR, from the coding sequence ATGTTTCCCGATCGCATCAGCCGCGTTGAAAGCATGATTCAAGAAGAGGTGACGCGTCTGCTTGAGATTCATCGCGAAGAGATTCGCAATGCGGTTAAGGACGACGCGTTATTGACCGTCACGCGGGTTTCCGTGGCGCGGAATTTGGAATCGGCGTTGATCCGCTACTCCTGGACAGGGACGCCGGCCGAACCTGAGGCGTTTGCGCAAAAACTGCGCGATACATTGTCCGATCTTGAACCCGTGCTGGGCCGGGAACTGGCCCGGAGGGTCCGATTAAAGCGTATGCCCAAGCTGACATTTATGTACGATGGTTCGTTTGAAGCCGCGGATCGGGTTTATCAGATTTTAAAAGGGCTTGAGGCCGAAACCGTAACCCCGGCTCAAGAGCCCGGAAAAAAAGGCGTTCAACGTGAATCACGCAGACACCGCCGCTAA
- the infB gene encoding translation initiation factor IF-2, producing MAKKEIEKKPRAASREKAAAKSETRPKADQEPGKRVEKTSVKSAAKTVAKPARSKPPKKAHLDEGHLTADQAPVETAKPLTVKTRRSSAKTKKEVVEAAPREATATVVPEAVPVETKPHPAQPVEIPQPSKPPPVSVVAALTPTSAPVAPAPALPKVTPAPVEPLKKKIVLTPQATVKELAGLLGVGISDVIKRLMGFGVWATINQRLEPDMAKLVAGEMGFEVEVPKVFEQEEASLVPRAAEGAEHLQPRAPIVTIMGHVDHGKTTLLDAIRQTRVAEQEAGGITQHIGAYKVKTSKGEIVFLDTPGHEAFTAMRARGAKVTDMVVLVVAADDRVMPQTIEAIDHAKAGGVKIVVAINKVDKPEANVNRVKQELGDLGLVPEEWGGKTVMVEVSAKKKINIDKLLEMILLEAELMELKANPDRPAAAAILEARKDPKKGNVASVLVSDGTLRVGDPFLCGITWGKVRAMVDEHNVKLTQAPPATPVMVLGFEEVAQAGDRLLVAKDERQAREIAGRRKIEFETIHGKKATKHLMLEDLHEKIEQGLVKEFRIVLRADMQGSLEAIVGELSKLHHEEVVIKVLHAGVGSISLSDVLLAAASDAVVLGFHVLTDNRAEEEAKRESVELRIYSVIYELIDDARAALEGLLTPIIKENVLGSAEVRKSFKVTGVGHVAGCMVLQGKMTRGMRGRVWRKDAKLLEGKVTSLKRVKDDVAEVAHGYECGVVISGYNDPRPGDRIECFEEVKELKKLASKTAK from the coding sequence ATGGCCAAAAAAGAAATCGAAAAAAAACCGCGCGCCGCGTCGAGAGAGAAGGCCGCCGCCAAAAGCGAAACCCGGCCGAAAGCGGATCAAGAACCCGGTAAACGCGTCGAGAAAACGTCCGTTAAATCAGCGGCTAAAACCGTCGCAAAACCGGCGCGCTCAAAGCCCCCGAAAAAGGCCCATCTCGATGAGGGCCATCTCACGGCTGATCAAGCCCCCGTTGAAACGGCTAAACCTTTGACCGTCAAGACCAGACGTTCCTCCGCTAAAACAAAGAAAGAGGTTGTTGAGGCCGCGCCGCGCGAAGCAACCGCCACGGTTGTTCCCGAGGCCGTCCCGGTCGAGACGAAACCGCACCCCGCGCAGCCTGTCGAAATCCCGCAGCCGTCCAAACCGCCGCCTGTTTCGGTCGTTGCGGCTTTGACGCCGACGTCCGCGCCCGTTGCGCCCGCTCCGGCGCTCCCTAAAGTCACGCCGGCCCCGGTGGAACCTTTGAAAAAGAAAATCGTTTTAACGCCGCAGGCCACGGTCAAAGAATTGGCCGGGCTTTTAGGGGTCGGCATTTCGGATGTGATCAAACGATTGATGGGTTTTGGGGTTTGGGCCACGATCAATCAGCGCCTTGAGCCTGATATGGCCAAATTGGTGGCCGGTGAAATGGGTTTTGAGGTTGAAGTGCCCAAGGTGTTCGAGCAAGAGGAGGCGTCGTTGGTTCCCCGGGCAGCCGAGGGCGCCGAACATTTGCAGCCGCGCGCTCCCATCGTGACTATTATGGGGCATGTCGATCACGGTAAAACCACGCTGTTGGACGCGATCCGCCAGACCAGGGTCGCGGAACAAGAGGCGGGCGGCATCACGCAACATATCGGCGCCTATAAGGTCAAAACATCCAAAGGCGAAATCGTTTTTTTGGACACACCGGGTCATGAGGCCTTCACCGCCATGCGCGCGCGCGGCGCCAAGGTGACGGACATGGTCGTTCTCGTCGTGGCCGCCGACGACCGCGTCATGCCGCAGACCATCGAGGCCATCGATCATGCCAAAGCCGGCGGCGTAAAAATCGTGGTGGCGATCAATAAAGTAGACAAGCCTGAGGCCAATGTCAACCGCGTTAAGCAGGAGTTGGGCGACTTGGGCTTGGTGCCCGAAGAATGGGGCGGGAAAACGGTCATGGTGGAAGTTTCCGCCAAGAAAAAGATCAATATCGATAAATTGTTGGAAATGATTTTGCTTGAGGCCGAATTGATGGAGTTGAAGGCCAACCCCGACCGCCCGGCCGCGGCCGCGATTTTGGAAGCGCGCAAGGACCCGAAAAAAGGCAATGTCGCTTCCGTCCTGGTGTCCGACGGAACGCTGCGCGTGGGGGACCCTTTTCTTTGCGGCATCACTTGGGGCAAAGTGCGCGCCATGGTGGATGAGCATAACGTTAAGCTGACCCAGGCGCCGCCGGCGACCCCGGTCATGGTGCTGGGTTTTGAGGAGGTGGCTCAAGCGGGCGACCGTTTGTTGGTCGCCAAGGATGAGCGCCAAGCCCGCGAAATTGCCGGCCGGCGTAAAATTGAATTCGAGACCATCCACGGCAAGAAAGCGACCAAGCACCTGATGTTGGAAGATTTGCACGAGAAAATCGAACAAGGTTTGGTCAAGGAATTCCGCATCGTCTTGCGGGCGGACATGCAGGGATCGCTGGAAGCCATCGTGGGCGAGCTGTCCAAGCTTCATCATGAAGAAGTCGTGATCAAGGTTCTTCACGCGGGGGTGGGCTCCATCAGCCTTTCCGACGTGCTTCTGGCCGCGGCCAGCGACGCCGTTGTCCTGGGCTTTCATGTTCTTACGGACAATCGCGCCGAGGAGGAAGCCAAACGCGAATCCGTGGAGTTGCGCATTTATTCGGTCATTTATGAGTTGATTGATGATGCGCGAGCCGCTTTGGAAGGCCTCTTGACGCCGATCATCAAAGAGAATGTGTTGGGTTCGGCCGAGGTCAGAAAGTCGTTTAAAGTGACCGGCGTCGGCCATGTGGCCGGATGCATGGTGCTTCAAGGGAAGATGACCCGGGGCATGCGCGGGCGCGTTTGGCGCAAAGACGCCAAGCTGCTGGAGGGAAAAGTGACCAGCTTAAAGCGCGTCAAAGACGACGTTGCGGAAGTGGCGCACGGCTATGAATGCGGCGTGGTGATCAGCGGTTACAATGATCCGCGTCCGGGCGACCGCATCGAATGTTTCGAAGAGGTCAAGGAGCTCAAAAAGCTCGCCTCAAAAACAGCCAAATAA
- a CDS encoding flagellar motor protein MotB: MPLKPRNLIDESDPRVSQIGHPAPPWLINYADLMTEMVCFFVILYALSAALNKNVQQAKTQLEEMMKKSEISGEVKMTKDGLHITFEEKGEMSFFQSGKAELTPGMTKLLTQVSPSVRELAQKFDILVEGHTDNVPIHTGRYSSNWELSTARATEVVRYLIASQQFPPERLAAVGYGEYKPVALNDRPENRARNRRVVFFVKTVPTKFEDQGAQEQ, translated from the coding sequence ATGCCTTTGAAACCCAGGAACCTCATCGATGAGAGCGACCCCAGGGTGTCTCAAATCGGCCACCCGGCGCCTCCCTGGCTGATCAATTATGCGGATTTGATGACGGAGATGGTTTGTTTTTTCGTCATCCTGTACGCTCTTTCAGCCGCTTTGAATAAAAATGTGCAGCAAGCCAAAACCCAGTTGGAAGAGATGATGAAGAAAAGCGAAATTTCGGGCGAAGTGAAAATGACCAAAGACGGCTTGCATATCACGTTCGAAGAGAAGGGGGAGATGTCGTTTTTCCAGTCCGGAAAAGCGGAACTGACACCCGGAATGACCAAATTGTTGACCCAGGTGTCTCCGTCCGTCCGGGAACTCGCGCAGAAATTCGATATTTTAGTGGAGGGGCACACGGACAATGTGCCTATTCACACCGGCCGCTACAGTTCCAATTGGGAACTCTCCACCGCGCGCGCCACAGAGGTCGTCAGGTATTTAATCGCCAGCCAGCAGTTTCCGCCCGAACGCTTGGCGGCCGTGGGCTACGGGGAGTATAAACCGGTGGCTCTGAATGATCGGCCTGAGAATCGCGCCCGCAACCGCCGCGTGGTCTTTTTTGTGAAAACCGTGCCCACAAAATTCGAAGATCAAGGAGCGCAGGAACAATGA